Proteins encoded in a region of the Marinilabiliales bacterium genome:
- a CDS encoding DUF255 domain-containing protein, with translation MQKPMITIISLLLFVSGAASQILEPVKWHFSKEQVSAREVHLHINAAIDDNWYLYGQEIPEGGPIPTFFHIDVNEHFELIGKVEDMVDPEIKFDPFFSMDLPLFSNEARFRQKVRILSESEFVITGFVEYMSCDDERCLPPQEVEFEFILNEGVVPAPAAADESGRLPGVTAAPETAATPDESATVDEEPGPAFTGENESGQTGYPVTGTSAAKPSPADTATDSRSLWLFFFIAFAGGLAGLLTPCVFPMIPMTVSFFMQKQSGRLNSIINALVFGISIIAVYTSLGLLVSLTSVGAGFANQLSSHWLPNLLFFLLFIAFAASFFGLFEITLPGSLATKADTKAESGGYLGSFFMALTLVIVSLSCVGPIVGALLVEAATGTGAKPVIGMFGFSLAFAVPFTLLAIFPSWLNKLPKSGGWLNSVKVVLGFIVLAFSLRFLMVVDQTYHWGILTRDVYLAIWIVIFTLLGFYLLGKLRLAHDSKLDHVSVPRLFIAIASFAFVVYLVPGMFGAPLKPISSLLPPQHSLSFDIGAIIRDSGTGTAAIPSELCDEPRFADFLTLPHGLQGYFDLEQGLACAQELNKPVFLSFTGHACSNCKEMEARVWSDQRVLERLRNDFVIISLYVDDRTRLPEDEWITSEIDGRVKNTIGRKNLDYQISAFNTNTQPYYVVMDPGGNLLNQPRGYSLNRDAFAEFLETAVMSFGENP, from the coding sequence GGCAGCGTCACAGATACTTGAACCGGTAAAGTGGCATTTTTCAAAGGAGCAGGTAAGTGCCCGCGAGGTACACCTGCACATAAATGCGGCTATTGACGATAACTGGTACCTGTACGGACAGGAGATCCCTGAGGGCGGGCCAATACCAACCTTTTTCCATATTGACGTAAACGAGCATTTTGAGCTCATTGGCAAAGTGGAGGATATGGTTGACCCGGAGATTAAATTTGATCCGTTTTTCAGCATGGACCTTCCTCTTTTCAGCAATGAGGCCCGCTTCAGGCAGAAAGTCAGAATACTTTCAGAAAGTGAGTTTGTCATAACAGGCTTTGTTGAGTACATGAGCTGCGATGACGAACGCTGCCTGCCTCCCCAGGAGGTAGAATTTGAATTCATTTTAAACGAGGGTGTGGTTCCGGCTCCGGCTGCCGCAGACGAGTCCGGCAGATTGCCGGGGGTTACGGCCGCACCTGAAACAGCAGCAACTCCTGATGAATCTGCAACTGTTGATGAAGAGCCGGGTCCTGCCTTCACAGGAGAAAACGAGTCCGGTCAGACAGGTTACCCTGTAACCGGCACAAGTGCGGCCAAACCATCACCGGCAGATACAGCAACAGACAGCCGCAGTCTCTGGTTATTCTTCTTTATCGCATTTGCAGGGGGACTTGCAGGGTTGCTTACTCCCTGCGTCTTCCCGATGATCCCGATGACGGTATCCTTTTTCATGCAGAAGCAGTCAGGCCGCCTGAATTCCATAATTAACGCATTAGTGTTTGGCATTTCCATTATCGCGGTATACACCAGTCTCGGTCTTCTTGTATCGCTTACGAGCGTCGGAGCAGGATTTGCTAATCAGCTCAGTTCGCACTGGCTTCCCAACCTGTTATTCTTCCTGTTGTTTATTGCCTTTGCCGCATCGTTTTTCGGACTTTTTGAGATAACCCTGCCCGGCAGCCTGGCAACAAAGGCAGATACAAAAGCAGAAAGCGGTGGTTACCTGGGTTCATTCTTCATGGCTCTGACCCTGGTCATTGTTTCCCTCTCATGTGTCGGGCCCATCGTTGGCGCACTGCTTGTTGAAGCGGCAACCGGTACAGGAGCAAAACCGGTAATCGGCATGTTCGGATTCTCGCTTGCCTTCGCCGTTCCTTTCACCCTGCTTGCCATATTCCCATCATGGCTCAACAAACTGCCTAAATCAGGGGGTTGGCTCAATTCGGTAAAAGTCGTGCTGGGCTTCATTGTCCTGGCCTTCAGCCTCAGATTCCTCATGGTGGTCGACCAGACATATCACTGGGGCATATTGACCAGGGATGTATACCTTGCAATATGGATTGTGATATTTACACTTCTCGGCTTCTACCTTTTGGGAAAGCTCAGACTGGCACATGACAGCAAGCTGGACCATGTGAGCGTGCCAAGGCTTTTCATTGCCATAGCATCATTCGCCTTCGTGGTCTACCTGGTTCCGGGAATGTTCGGGGCCCCCCTCAAACCAATATCATCCCTGTTGCCTCCCCAGCATAGCCTCTCCTTTGACATAGGTGCAATTATAAGGGACAGCGGAACAGGCACGGCGGCAATACCATCGGAATTATGCGACGAACCGAGATTTGCTGACTTCCTCACATTGCCGCACGGACTACAGGGATATTTTGACCTGGAGCAGGGACTTGCCTGCGCACAAGAGCTCAACAAGCCTGTATTCCTCAGCTTTACCGGACACGCCTGTTCAAACTGCAAGGAGATGGAGGCCAGGGTCTGGTCAGACCAGCGCGTACTTGAGCGGCTGAGAAACGACTTTGTCATTATCTCACTCTACGTTGATGACCGGACAAGGCTCCCTGAAGATGAATGGATAACATCAGAGATCGACGGAAGGGTAAAGAATACTATCGGGAGAAAAAACCTGGATTACCAGATATCGGCATTCAATACAAATACCCAACCCTATTACGTGGTAATGGATCCCGGCGGCAATCTGCTTAACCAGCCACGCGGTTACAGCCTCAACAGGGATGCTTTTGCAGAATTCCTGGAAACGGCTGTCATGAGCTTCGGCGAAAACCCTTAG
- a CDS encoding GNAT family N-acetyltransferase, with product MQLIKTEDLLRSGKMNKLGGESIARLLILLLRFNRINKVYSKTWDKDGIKFIDALIDELEIKYEVSDEELQRIPAGGPFITVSNHPYGGIDGLLLLHALSKRRADFRIMANFLLSRIEPIKEHIISGNPFEKLRDAGSGISGLKEALTHLRSGSPLGIFPAGEVSVYNDEWTGVTDRQWQSSAIKFIKRAQVPVVPVYFQGTNSRIFHLLGMIHPVLRTIKLPSELLNKRNKIIKLRIGNPVPVKDQHEFTDTYRYGRYLRARTYSLGTSIEVKKFFSYTIRRSSTEEPVIDAVPATKMLDEITSLSDFLLFKSGNFSVYCAPSVIIPNITNEIGRLREITFRDVGEGTNRKIDIDEFDLYYHQLFIWDDDENRVAGAYRAGKGKEVIDKYGLPGLYISTLFKIDKRLIPVLEQSIELGRSFIAKDYQKKPLPLFLLWKGILYFLIKNPDYRYLIGPVSISNRYSKFSKAVIIKFITDNYFNNEFARLIKPKNKFKVDLGDVDTDIILGDSADLGRLDRFIQDIDPSHYTVPVLLKKYLKQSGKIIGFNIDPKFNNSLDGLLVLDLYDVPLETITALSKEIKDESLLQRFYGTDTKL from the coding sequence ATGCAACTAATAAAAACGGAGGATCTGCTCAGGTCAGGCAAAATGAACAAACTCGGAGGAGAAAGCATTGCCAGGTTGCTTATACTCCTGCTACGGTTCAACAGAATTAACAAAGTCTACTCAAAAACATGGGACAAGGATGGCATAAAGTTCATCGACGCACTGATTGACGAACTTGAGATAAAATATGAAGTGAGCGATGAAGAGCTTCAGAGGATACCCGCCGGGGGTCCGTTCATAACCGTATCAAACCACCCTTACGGGGGAATTGACGGACTTCTGCTGTTGCACGCGCTTTCAAAACGCCGTGCAGATTTCAGAATAATGGCAAATTTCCTTTTGAGCCGGATTGAGCCCATAAAAGAACACATTATTTCCGGCAACCCTTTTGAAAAACTAAGAGATGCCGGCTCAGGCATATCAGGGTTAAAAGAGGCGCTGACCCATCTGCGGTCAGGTTCTCCGTTAGGCATATTCCCTGCCGGGGAGGTTTCTGTTTACAATGATGAATGGACAGGTGTAACCGACCGGCAATGGCAGAGTTCAGCTATCAAATTCATAAAACGGGCTCAGGTCCCGGTAGTGCCTGTTTACTTCCAGGGAACCAACAGCAGGATCTTCCATCTTCTGGGAATGATCCATCCCGTGCTCAGGACCATAAAACTCCCATCAGAGCTTCTGAACAAGAGGAACAAGATTATCAAATTAAGGATCGGGAACCCCGTCCCTGTTAAAGATCAGCATGAGTTTACAGACACCTACAGGTACGGACGTTATCTTAGGGCACGCACCTATTCCCTGGGCACCAGCATTGAAGTGAAAAAATTCTTCTCCTATACCATCCGGAGATCTTCCACTGAAGAGCCTGTAATAGATGCTGTTCCTGCCACAAAAATGCTGGATGAGATCACCAGCCTCTCAGATTTCCTGCTTTTCAAAAGCGGAAACTTTTCGGTTTATTGTGCACCCTCAGTGATCATTCCCAATATCACCAACGAGATAGGCAGATTAAGGGAGATCACTTTCAGGGATGTTGGCGAAGGAACCAACCGTAAGATCGATATAGACGAATTTGACCTTTACTACCACCAGCTGTTCATCTGGGACGATGACGAGAACAGGGTAGCCGGGGCATACAGGGCAGGCAAAGGCAAGGAAGTGATTGACAAATACGGACTGCCGGGTCTTTATATTAGTACCCTTTTCAAAATAGACAAAAGGTTAATTCCTGTCCTGGAACAAAGTATTGAACTGGGCCGGTCATTCATAGCCAAAGATTACCAGAAAAAACCACTGCCTCTGTTCCTGCTGTGGAAAGGAATTCTCTATTTTCTTATTAAAAACCCCGATTACCGCTACCTCATTGGTCCGGTAAGCATCAGTAACCGTTACTCCAAGTTCTCAAAGGCGGTAATCATCAAATTCATTACCGACAATTATTTCAACAATGAATTTGCCCGGCTTATCAAACCCAAAAATAAATTCAAAGTTGACCTGGGCGATGTTGACACCGATATCATTCTGGGTGATTCGGCCGACCTGGGCCGGCTCGACAGGTTCATACAGGACATTGACCCTAGCCACTATACAGTGCCGGTGCTTCTGAAAAAATATCTCAAACAGAGCGGCAAGATCATAGGTTTCAATATAGACCCAAAGTTCAACAACTCGCTTGACGGCCTGCTGGTACTAGATCTGTATGACGTGCCACTTGAAACCATCACGGCACTGTCAAAGGAGATTAAAGACGAATCCCTGCTCCAGCGCTTCTACGGGACAGATACAAAGCTGTAG
- a CDS encoding DMT family transporter, whose amino-acid sequence MLFDLEKRPWQWIMLIFLAFIWGASFILMKRGLVSFTSMQVGAMRIFFSFVFFIPLIIRYLGKLNRSNLKSLLIVGFIGNAIPAFMFSTAQTEISSSVAGILNSLTPIFTLLIGVLLYANKVRWISVGGLFIGMIGAVGLITSINNIDIGTSNNWYGLFAVAGTLCYGINVNEIKFRLRDLDGVAIASLGFLFIGPFAGLYLLMTDFSMAAGSAELTGSLLAVIALAFFSSFIAVILMNVLIKFTTTLFAASVTYIIPIFAIFWGLMDGESFLPVQAFWALVILAGVYLVNGKRKS is encoded by the coding sequence ATGCTGTTTGACCTTGAAAAACGGCCCTGGCAATGGATCATGCTGATCTTTCTTGCTTTTATCTGGGGCGCATCTTTTATCCTTATGAAAAGGGGACTTGTTTCATTCACCAGTATGCAGGTGGGTGCCATGCGGATCTTCTTCTCTTTCGTATTCTTTATACCCCTTATAATAAGGTACCTTGGAAAACTGAACCGGTCAAACCTCAAGTCGCTGCTCATTGTCGGGTTTATCGGCAATGCCATACCCGCTTTTATGTTTTCAACGGCACAGACCGAGATAAGCAGCTCAGTGGCAGGAATTCTCAATTCCCTTACTCCCATTTTCACACTTTTAATAGGTGTGCTATTATATGCCAATAAGGTGAGATGGATAAGTGTTGGGGGACTGTTTATCGGAATGATAGGTGCTGTGGGACTGATAACCAGTATAAATAATATTGATATCGGGACTTCAAACAACTGGTATGGTCTGTTTGCCGTGGCAGGAACACTGTGTTACGGCATAAATGTGAATGAGATCAAGTTCAGGCTACGTGATCTTGACGGTGTTGCCATTGCCTCCCTTGGGTTCCTGTTTATCGGACCTTTTGCCGGACTGTATCTTCTGATGACGGACTTCAGCATGGCTGCAGGATCGGCCGAACTGACCGGCAGCCTTCTTGCCGTTATTGCGCTGGCATTTTTCTCGAGCTTTATTGCAGTTATTTTGATGAATGTGTTGATCAAGTTCACAACTACGCTCTTTGCTGCATCGGTAACTTATATTATCCCGATATTTGCCATTTTCTGGGGCCTGATGGATGGAGAGAGTTTTCTCCCTGTTCAGGCATTCTGGGCACTTGTAATCCTGGCAGGCGTGTACCTGGTTAACGGGAAAAGAAAAAGTTAA